The Dysidea avara chromosome 11, odDysAvar1.4, whole genome shotgun sequence genome includes the window AAGCCATAAAGGGGAACACCCTAATGTACTAATAAAGCATAATATCTAGTTCATCATTGCTAAACTACTAGAGTGGAAGGTGACTAAAAACAGTCTATTGGCTACTCCAAAGCATCCACCAACCATTACTGCTAGCTATCTATTTCTGGTTTGTCTTGTATATATACTATTCAAGCTCAGTGACAATTGTAATCCCTGAAAACATGTCAGTGTATCAACCTTTGACAGCCAATATGTTGGGCATCAACATACAAAACAGGGTTTCATGGCTCTTCAATAGTTTAAATGAAAGTGCCTCAGAATGTACCAGAAGCAATCTAAGAGACCAATGGAGCAGCAGGTACACGAGAATACATCGGAGTAGCAATTTACAAAAGTCTAAAATGTAAAAGTTTCTGAAGTGGCATATCACATTCTCAGATACCTAAGAATTGCACCAAAACCAATCTAAGAGAGTCTAAAGAGCAGAGATTTTCTGGAAAGGCATGTCACATTttcaggtacctgagaatgcaccacAAGCAATCTGACAGTCTAGTGGGCATGGCCCTTAGGTACCGTGCACATAAAAGTAAGCACAGAGATGCCTACACTATCACCCTTTCACTCTGTATTTTAATTCACCCTTGAGTCCTTTCCTACTGCCAAAAATGCAGTATAGTTAATCTGTTGTGGAAACACTAGTCAAGAACCGTTAATTTTGAAACTATACATATATGAGCCATGAACACGCTCCTATTTAATTTATCATAGTTTGTGCATGGGACCACCCACCATTCCTTGTGAAATCAATAATTTGTTTCCACGTTGGAGGCAATTTGCTCACCTTTGACTTGTGTGACTGCCAGAACTTTGTAATAGTAGCTGCCTCGCTAGCAGTCAATGCTCCCTATATGGATGTTAGGGCACTACCACAAGAACTATTCTTACCTACCTCTCGTTTCTGCATCTGAGACTTCAGGAAGGCGTCCAACTGATTGTAATTCATATCTGCAGTAGCAATACTGTTTAGTAGTAACTGAAATCTCCTCAACTTCTGGTTGAATTCTGCTCCCAAGGCACGTGACGTAGCTGTATTAGCAAAATCAGCAACGAACCTGTTTCAGAAATCCCGCCCAACACTTCCGTTCTCAATAGCTCATCACTAATGCTGTCATCCTTAAAGTATACTCGCTTGGCTATTCCATTCAGGAACGCTAAAAGAGTTTTATCCACTGCAGCCGGCGCCGCCATGTTAGTATTTCGCGCAGTTAAAATACAGTGGGCATTTATTAGAATTATTCACCATGGAAACGTAAATAGACCCGCAGGTCTGCAATGGAAGGAGTAGCAGTAGAAGTGACCACCTCTATATCACCGACCACCCACCTACACGACCATGTCAGGGAGGCCACACAGCTATTCGTTCTAGCGTTGGACAGTGAGGAATGTTCAAAGTGAGTGAGTATAGTTGCTGGTGGGAGGCTTGGTCCCATTACATCATACCTACCCAGGGATTGGACCTTGCTTTATGAAGAGCTGGAGGCCATTGGTGATGAAATGTGTCGTGTAATAGAACAGGATGCTCAAATACAACATTACCTACAGAGAGTTTTCTGTTATGCTCAATTGTACACTCAACCAGATATCATTAATCAGATGCAGAAATACTTCCCATCAGCTATGACACAGATTATTAAGGGAGCATTATCCCCTAGTATTTATCACAAGCTGACTAGCCCCACCAGTAGCAGTCAGGAGACTAAGAGGACACCAACAAAACACAAGAAAGTGCTGACACATCATTCTAGTACTTACAGTCCTCGATTGTCTATTCCACAAACATTTATTGGCCCTGAAGTTAGTACTAGTGaggtagagagtgcagctagcAGTGTAGCTAATGATGTGTTAGCTTTCCATCGCAATTTAGAACATGTTGACTTGTCGTGGCCATTCTCTATAGCATCTAGTCCTCAACCACCAACTGACGGTTCTCCCCCTAAACTATATCAACACTATAGGCTGGAGCCTGTCTATGACCAGCTAGATAATTTAGCATCTCAGAAAGATTCTGTGGAAGTTAGCAGTAATAAGAGCAAGAAGAAATCGTTTTGTTTAAAGACAGGTTATGATGTAGTCAATGGGTTTGCACAAGGTAGATTAAAACAACACGAGCTAATTTAC containing:
- the LOC136238099 gene encoding COMM domain-containing protein 1-like; this translates as MAAPAAVDKTLLAFLNGIAKRVYFKDDSISDELLRTEVLGGISETEFNQKLRRFQLLLNSIATADMNYNQLDAFLKSQMQKREGALTASEAATITKFWQSHKSKIHDTLVKDSTWDNQMKSLNWRIDVCTKARHLDQLNQPTAIVEMKLEQGDLIRFELTQQKLEGLLEQVDAIEQAITTHSQS